A stretch of Actinomycetota bacterium DNA encodes these proteins:
- a CDS encoding MoaD/ThiS family protein, with the protein MTATVHLPVSLARLFPGCSRAEPVSPGTLGDVLRELDSRWPGMWDRLCESSHELRRHIIVLDDDGKRMDLRAPVLEGAEVHVLLAMSGG; encoded by the coding sequence GTGACAGCGACCGTCCACCTGCCCGTCTCGCTCGCGCGTCTCTTCCCGGGGTGCTCCCGAGCCGAGCCGGTCTCGCCGGGCACGCTGGGGGACGTCCTGCGCGAGCTCGACTCCCGCTGGCCGGGCATGTGGGACCGACTCTGCGAGTCGTCCCACGAGCTGCGCCGCCACATCATCGTCCTGGATGACGACGGGAAGCGCATGGACCTGCGGGCCCCCGTGCTCGAGGGAGCCGAGGTGCACGTGCTGCTGGCGATGTCCGGAGGCTGA